A region from the Sutcliffiella horikoshii genome encodes:
- a CDS encoding RNA polymerase sigma factor, with the protein MSFYKENEIEEWYSQYHQTIFKYIILMVKDSQQAEDLTQETFLRAYKHHHTFKRDSSPKTWLFKIAHNTTVDYMRKMKPIRLFHQVFNKELAASSEDIIILRENSRELYEALSNMKASYKQVIILRKIKGFSILETAHILEWSESKVKSTLFRAMQTLEEKMKREVNNDEKQVGK; encoded by the coding sequence GTGTCATTTTATAAAGAAAATGAGATAGAGGAGTGGTATAGCCAGTATCATCAGACTATCTTCAAATATATTATTCTCATGGTCAAGGACAGTCAGCAGGCGGAGGATTTGACGCAAGAGACTTTTTTAAGGGCATATAAGCATCATCATACGTTTAAAAGGGATTCTTCCCCGAAAACATGGCTTTTCAAAATTGCACATAATACTACTGTCGATTACATGCGCAAAATGAAGCCGATTAGGTTATTCCATCAAGTATTTAATAAAGAACTGGCAGCATCTTCAGAGGATATCATCATTCTTAGAGAGAATTCGCGAGAACTTTATGAGGCTTTAAGTAATATGAAAGCGTCATATAAGCAGGTAATCATTCTTAGGAAGATTAAAGGCTTTTCCATATTAGAAACAGCCCATATCTTGGAATGGTCCGAAAGTAAAGTGAAGTCTACTTTGTTTCGGGCGATGCAGACCTTGGAGGAGAAAATGAAGAGGGAGGTTAATAATGATGAGAAGCAAGTTGGAAAGTGA